From the Pyrenophora tritici-repentis strain M4 chromosome 5, whole genome shotgun sequence genome, the window CTCTGTTGTATTCTTCATGACCCAGTTTTCCTCACCTAGGGAGCAGCCTCCAACTCCAtagcttcttcttcttcttcgtccgTTTGATCCTCGAGGATTGAACCGATGTCAGATTCTCCGCCTTCGCTGTCCTCGTCATTCTCGTGCTCTGCTTCGTCGTCCTCCACTTCGGCATCCTCGTCATTCTCGCCTTGGAACTGATCAAAGAGGATACCTTGGGTTTCGAACAACTCGATGCGGAATTGGTCCAAGACCTCTTCGCGGACGTGAGGAGGAAGCAATTCGAGCATGTGGCGTGTCTCCTCATTAAGGTGCTGAAGCACTTCCCACTCCGCTTGCTCGTCGTTGGTCTCGTCATCGCCACCATCGCCCCAATGTTCTGCACGAGCACGGGTGATGTCTTGACGGCGATTCAGACCAGCTCGGTTGAGGCCTGTATCGCGATGAAAGCCGTCTTGGTTGTATCCCTCTTCGTCGAAGATAGGAGGACCGTATATGGGGCAAGCGTGGTAGTCTTCCCAGTCTCTGCCGCAGACGTAGCAGAAGGACTGGCCGCATCCGCATGTGATGTGGTTGCAGGCCTCACTCAACTCGACAGTCGCACCGCAGCCAGTGCACTCTTGGTATCCGTTCTCCGCCGCCGCTTGCTTGAACCTTTTGGCTTCTTCGTCTTTTTGGCACTCGTGGTTCTCGATGCCGTCCTGGATTAGGGCCCGACACTTTGTGCAGGTCAACTTCCCACAGCCTTCTGCCTCACAAATGGCGTACGCGGTTTTCGTCTCTGGGTCTTGGAGGTGGGAAGTTGGGTGGAGAAACGTGGCGCATGGCGGATGACCGCAGTATACTCGAAACTTGGCCAGTATGGCGTACTCGCCCTGCTCCTTCTTCTGGTACGCCCATGCTACGTCGAATGGGACATGATCCTCGTAGTCTTCCAGCAACAAGATCTGGCCGCAGCATTTTGGCGGGAACAAGCTCTCGTTATTTGTTGCGTGCTCGAAAAAGCTGGCGACGTCGTCCGAGCAGATCCAGTGGCGGCCACAAGGCACGCTGAGTAGGAGATCGACTTCGCTCTCCTCTGAGCCACAAAGCATACACGACTTTAACATACTGAAGAATTTTGTGCAGACGCTTTCGAAAGCTCTTTGGGAAATTAGTGCTGTGTGTAGAGTCGATTGGCAAGCGGGGTCGAAAATTGAGGGGAGGGTTCGGCGGTGGCGGTCACGGATCGTGGAGATCAAGTAGATAAATGCGGTGGATGGGTGCGCTAGCGCGGTCATGGGATCGTAATTCACTAATAGTAATTCATCATAGTGATGATTGACGATGTGATTCCAAAGTGATTGGCCCTGTCCGTTTGCCCCGTGTGTAGTGTCTCATAGGGTCTAAGAGGGTCCAAAAGGCCCCAATCATGAGGCCGGCATCCCTGGGATCTGCTGTTGAGAGTAGCGTAGATCGATTCCA encodes:
- a CDS encoding RING finger domain containing protein; the protein is MLKSCMLCGSEESEVDLLLSVPCGRHWICSDDVASFFEHATNNESLFPPKCCGQILLLEDYEDHVPFDVAWAYQKKEQGEYAILAKFRVYCGHPPCATFLHPTSHLQDPETKTAYAICEAEGCGKLTCTKCRALIQDGIENHECQKDEEAKRFKQAAAENGYQECTGCGATVELSEACNHITCGCGQSFCYVCGRDWEDYHACPIYGPPIFDEEGYNQDGFHRDTGLNRAGLNRRQDITRARAEHWGDGGDDETNDEQAEWEVLQHLNEETRHMLELLPPHVREEVLDQFRIELFETQGILFDQFQGENDEDAEVEDDEAEHENDEDSEGGESDIGCSLGEENWVMKNTTEFYKKWLHMYPVFVI